A genomic region of Arachis hypogaea cultivar Tifrunner chromosome 5, arahy.Tifrunner.gnm2.J5K5, whole genome shotgun sequence contains the following coding sequences:
- the LOC112802604 gene encoding pentatricopeptide repeat-containing protein At4g04790, mitochondrial isoform X4 yields MIMQKSPKVSQVLGPEATIALFGKVGRDPGIKGYNELIEMCIEKARESSDEDIVIEELGKVFHLFKLMGERGFRLEEQSYRPLLLYTIDMCMVEEFHFFYDAIKDQNASLITRLGYYEMMLWLRVNNEEKIQEICNLIAENDGEEISDLRENYLLALCECERKKEILELLEIINIKKLSSVESVEKIFQALGRHQLEPVVENFLLDFKTSDYETNNITNFIASYAVSIPNLSVENVITKFKDLHQTLEVSPSSSSYERLILHSCTLREVRVALDIVDEMCEGGLTLSNEMLQSILQTCEETSEYNLVHRIFSTIRQYNLETNDKTFRCMIDLFLKMKDLEGAYRMLDEMGELNLKPSASMYNTIMAECFREKNTSDGVRVLEHMQNADVMPDSETFSYLISNSETEEDIVMYYKELKESGIKPTKQIFMALINAYAACGQLEKAKQVVLDPLIPQKNLNQIKYVLVSVLAAHGQLSEAIHYYEEIKKAGHNLEPKDVMNLIEKTRSDVELDRLLLLLEELNDTDYWNGACCRIILYCIWNKDISSAVNLCKLLKNKYQSDELVTEVLCDKHHSNELVMKVLFDKVFSLINGSESSHLQASLELLSEIKDKLGLVPPKEYHDSLLSAHAKTSELHNAN; encoded by the exons ATGATAATGCAAAAGAGTCCCAAAGTCAGCCAG GTACTTGGGCCGGAGGCTACCATTGCATTGTTTGGTAAAGTTGGACGAGATCCAGGGATCAAAGGGTACAACGAACTGATAGAAATGTGCATAGAAAAGGCTAGGGAAAGTAGTGACGAAGACATAGTGATAGAAGAGTTGGGGAAGGTTTTCCATCTTTTTAAATTGATGGGTGAACGAGGATTTCGGCTAGAAGAGCAATCATATCGTCCACTtcttttgtatactattgacatgTGTATGGTTGAAGAGTTTCATTTTTTCTATGATGCTATCAAAGACCAGAATGCCAGTTTAATTACCAGACTCGGTTACTACGAAATGATGTTGTGGTTAAGAGTTAATAATGAAGAAAAGATTCAAGAAATCTGTAATCTCATTGCAGAGAATGATGGTGAAGAAATTTCTGATTTACGAG AAAATTATTTATTGGCTCTTTGTGAGTGTGAGCGGAAGAAGGAGATATTGGAGCTATTGgaaatcataaacataaaaaagcTTTCATCTGTAGAATCTGTAGAAAAGATATTTCAGGCATTAGGAAGGCATCAATTGGAACCTGTTGTGGAGAACTTCCTTTTGGACTTCAAAACAAGTG ATTATGaaacaaataatattacaaacttcATTGCAAGTTATGCTGTTAGCATCCCAAATTTATCG GTTGAGAATGTCATTACAAAATTCAAGGATTTGCACCAAACACTTGAAGTGTCACCTTCATCCTCATCATATGAGAGGCTAATTTTACATAGCTGTACGTTGCGCGAG GTGCGTGTAGCTCTTGATATTGTTGATGAAATGTGTGAAGGGGGCTTGACTTTATCAAATGAGATGTTACAGTCCATATTACAAACTTGTGAGGAAACATCTGAATATAATTTG GTTCATCGGATCTTCTCTACAATACGCCAGTACAATCTGGAGACAAATGATAAGACATTCAGATGTATGATAGACTTGTTCTTGAAGATGAAAGAC CTTGAAGGTGCATATAGAATGCTCGATGAAATGGGGGAACTGAATTTGAAACCATCAGCTAGCATGTACAATACCATAATGGCAGAATGTTTTAGAGAG AAAAACACGAGTGATGGGGTCAGGGTCCTTGAGCACATGCAGAATGCTGATGTAATGCCTGATTCAGAGACTTTTAGCTACCTGATTAGCAACTCTGAAACTGAAGAGGATATAGTTATG TATTATAAAGAACTGAAGGAATCTGGAATCAAACCTACAAAGCAAATTTTCATGGCCCTTATAAATGCTTATGCTGCTTGTGGACAGTTGGAGAAAGCAAAACAG GTAGTGTTAGATCCATTGATACCACAGAAGAACTTGAACCAAATCAAGTATGTGCTTGTTTCAGTTCTTGCAGCACATGGGCAACTGTCTGAAGCTATTCATTATTACGAGGAAATCAAGAAAGCTGGACATAATTTGGAGCCAAAAGATGTTATGAATCTCATT GAGAAGACTCGGTCCGATGTAGAGCTGGACAGGTTGCTTCTTCTACTTGAGGAATTAAATGATACAGATTATTGGAATGGAGCTTGCTGCAGAATCATCTTGTATTGTATTTGGAACAAGGATATAAG TTCTGCTGTCAACTTGTGTAAGCTCCTCAAGAATAAGTACCAAAGCGACGAACTGGTTACAGAAGTTCTCTGCGATAAGCACCACAGCAATGAATTGGTTATGAAAGTTCTCTTTGATAAG GTGTTCTCTCTCATCAATGGGTCAGAGTCGAGCCATTTGCAAGCGAGCCTTGAACTGCTTTCTGAAATCAAGGATAAGCTAGGCCTTGTGCCTCCAAAGGAATATCATGATTCTCTGCTAAGTGCTCATGCCAAAACCTCTGAATTACATAATGCTAACTGA
- the LOC112802606 gene encoding protein CHLORORESPIRATORY REDUCTION 41, chloroplastic, whose amino-acid sequence MASTILQFLSSYPTSHSHHPNQNQNHLYSHRPFIEISNIQIHPRKHFSINCITNNNNNNALSTNYAASDYSNDDSNEEFPTQDPNSSTVNSPETFPIEKRRRSEIVRQRRPKTEISQAEPPNFEVGWKRTKEINLELPIGYVIADFLEKLEELMGKEFGSTELLAKAGEIVAERAREEAEILMDEGKVEERMVTELFRVLKLMEMDLAMVKASVKEETLDERLIQAKARCRQAILVAYSF is encoded by the coding sequence ATGGCTTCCACAATCCTCCAGTTTCTCTCATCATATCCTACTTCTCATTCTCATCATccaaaccaaaaccaaaaccatcTCTATTCACATAGACCATTTATAGAGATTTCCAATATTCAAATCCACCCAAGAAAACACTTCTCCATCAACTGCatcactaataataataacaataatgccTTAAGCACCAATTATGCAGCTAGTGATTATTCCAATGATGATTCTAATGAAGAATTTCCAACCCAAGATCCTAATTCTAGCACAGTCAACAGTCCAGAGACATTTCCcatagagaagagaagaagatcagAAATAGTGAGGCAAAGAAGGCCTAAAACTGAAATATCACAGGCCGAGCCACCGAATTTTGAGGTTGGTTGGAAGAGGACAAAAGAGATTAATTTAGAGCTGCCAATAGGTTATGTCATAGCTGACTTCTTGGAGAAGCTAGAGGAGCTAATGGGGAAGGAATTCGGGTCGACAGAGTTGCTAGCAAAGGCCGGGGAGATTGTGGCCGAGAGGGCGAGGGAGGAGGCAGAGATACTGATGGATGAAGGGAAAGTGGAAGAGAGAATGGTGACTGAGTTGTTCAGAGTGTTGAAGCTGATGGAAATGGATTTGGCAATGGTGAAGGCTTCTGTGAAGGAAGAGACATTGGATGAGAGGCTCATACAGGCTAAGGCTAGGTGCAGGCAAGCCATTCTTGTTGCTTACTCATTTTGA
- the LOC112802604 gene encoding pentatricopeptide repeat-containing protein At4g04790, mitochondrial isoform X1 encodes MFTASACSSCFFFIVCSETKPSSCLFFDDLNSSKFPEFKFSFGGTYSITSGMINNPASLDSTLASLKLKQSPASDDSSNVAFKKISSIYYGDSISVKKPMSKRNDNAKESQSQPGISWLSNIYNNNLLLQRKGHSRKKKQRHLFEFSQENRFNKLVRICAKVLGPEATIALFGKVGRDPGIKGYNELIEMCIEKARESSDEDIVIEELGKVFHLFKLMGERGFRLEEQSYRPLLLYTIDMCMVEEFHFFYDAIKDQNASLITRLGYYEMMLWLRVNNEEKIQEICNLIAENDGEEISDLRENYLLALCECERKKEILELLEIINIKKLSSVESVEKIFQALGRHQLEPVVENFLLDFKTSDYETNNITNFIASYAVSIPNLSVENVITKFKDLHQTLEVSPSSSSYERLILHSCTLREVRVALDIVDEMCEGGLTLSNEMLQSILQTCEETSEYNLVHRIFSTIRQYNLETNDKTFRCMIDLFLKMKDLEGAYRMLDEMGELNLKPSASMYNTIMAECFREKNTSDGVRVLEHMQNADVMPDSETFSYLISNSETEEDIVMYYKELKESGIKPTKQIFMALINAYAACGQLEKAKQVVLDPLIPQKNLNQIKYVLVSVLAAHGQLSEAIHYYEEIKKAGHNLEPKDVMNLIEKTRSDVELDRLLLLLEELNDTDYWNGACCRIILYCIWNKDISSAVNLCKLLKNKYQSDELVTEVLCDKHHSNELVMKVLFDKVFSLINGSESSHLQASLELLSEIKDKLGLVPPKEYHDSLLSAHAKTSELHNAN; translated from the exons ATGTTCACTGCTAGTGCTTGTTCctcgtgttttttttttattgtctgTTCAGAAACCAAACCCTCTTCATGCTTGTTCTTTGATG ATTTGAACTCATCAAAGTTCCCTGAATTTAAGTTCTCCTTCGGAGGCACATATTCAATTACCAGTGGAATGATAAACAATCCTGCATCACTTG ATTCTACACTCGCAAGCCTCAAGCTTAAACAATCCCCTGCTTCAG ATGATTCTTCTAATGTGGCGTTTAAGAAGATTTCTTCTATTTACTACg GTGATAGTATCTCGGTGAAGAAACCCATGTCTAAGAGAAATGATAATGCAAAAGAGTCCCAAAGTCAGCCAGGTATATCATGGCTCTCaaacatatataacaataatttaTTGTTACAACGGAAAGGACATTCTCGCAAAAAGAAACAGAGACACTTGTTTGAATTTTCCCAAGAGAACCGTTTTAATAAGTTGGTTAGAATTTGTGCAAAGGTACTTGGGCCGGAGGCTACCATTGCATTGTTTGGTAAAGTTGGACGAGATCCAGGGATCAAAGGGTACAACGAACTGATAGAAATGTGCATAGAAAAGGCTAGGGAAAGTAGTGACGAAGACATAGTGATAGAAGAGTTGGGGAAGGTTTTCCATCTTTTTAAATTGATGGGTGAACGAGGATTTCGGCTAGAAGAGCAATCATATCGTCCACTtcttttgtatactattgacatgTGTATGGTTGAAGAGTTTCATTTTTTCTATGATGCTATCAAAGACCAGAATGCCAGTTTAATTACCAGACTCGGTTACTACGAAATGATGTTGTGGTTAAGAGTTAATAATGAAGAAAAGATTCAAGAAATCTGTAATCTCATTGCAGAGAATGATGGTGAAGAAATTTCTGATTTACGAG AAAATTATTTATTGGCTCTTTGTGAGTGTGAGCGGAAGAAGGAGATATTGGAGCTATTGgaaatcataaacataaaaaagcTTTCATCTGTAGAATCTGTAGAAAAGATATTTCAGGCATTAGGAAGGCATCAATTGGAACCTGTTGTGGAGAACTTCCTTTTGGACTTCAAAACAAGTG ATTATGaaacaaataatattacaaacttcATTGCAAGTTATGCTGTTAGCATCCCAAATTTATCG GTTGAGAATGTCATTACAAAATTCAAGGATTTGCACCAAACACTTGAAGTGTCACCTTCATCCTCATCATATGAGAGGCTAATTTTACATAGCTGTACGTTGCGCGAG GTGCGTGTAGCTCTTGATATTGTTGATGAAATGTGTGAAGGGGGCTTGACTTTATCAAATGAGATGTTACAGTCCATATTACAAACTTGTGAGGAAACATCTGAATATAATTTG GTTCATCGGATCTTCTCTACAATACGCCAGTACAATCTGGAGACAAATGATAAGACATTCAGATGTATGATAGACTTGTTCTTGAAGATGAAAGAC CTTGAAGGTGCATATAGAATGCTCGATGAAATGGGGGAACTGAATTTGAAACCATCAGCTAGCATGTACAATACCATAATGGCAGAATGTTTTAGAGAG AAAAACACGAGTGATGGGGTCAGGGTCCTTGAGCACATGCAGAATGCTGATGTAATGCCTGATTCAGAGACTTTTAGCTACCTGATTAGCAACTCTGAAACTGAAGAGGATATAGTTATG TATTATAAAGAACTGAAGGAATCTGGAATCAAACCTACAAAGCAAATTTTCATGGCCCTTATAAATGCTTATGCTGCTTGTGGACAGTTGGAGAAAGCAAAACAG GTAGTGTTAGATCCATTGATACCACAGAAGAACTTGAACCAAATCAAGTATGTGCTTGTTTCAGTTCTTGCAGCACATGGGCAACTGTCTGAAGCTATTCATTATTACGAGGAAATCAAGAAAGCTGGACATAATTTGGAGCCAAAAGATGTTATGAATCTCATT GAGAAGACTCGGTCCGATGTAGAGCTGGACAGGTTGCTTCTTCTACTTGAGGAATTAAATGATACAGATTATTGGAATGGAGCTTGCTGCAGAATCATCTTGTATTGTATTTGGAACAAGGATATAAG TTCTGCTGTCAACTTGTGTAAGCTCCTCAAGAATAAGTACCAAAGCGACGAACTGGTTACAGAAGTTCTCTGCGATAAGCACCACAGCAATGAATTGGTTATGAAAGTTCTCTTTGATAAG GTGTTCTCTCTCATCAATGGGTCAGAGTCGAGCCATTTGCAAGCGAGCCTTGAACTGCTTTCTGAAATCAAGGATAAGCTAGGCCTTGTGCCTCCAAAGGAATATCATGATTCTCTGCTAAGTGCTCATGCCAAAACCTCTGAATTACATAATGCTAACTGA
- the LOC112802604 gene encoding pentatricopeptide repeat-containing protein At4g04790, mitochondrial isoform X2 — MRHSYFSYVRNLTRFCSRSRSAAYSSFFSEFDGDSTLASLKLKQSPASDDSSNVAFKKISSIYYGDSISVKKPMSKRNDNAKESQSQPGISWLSNIYNNNLLLQRKGHSRKKKQRHLFEFSQENRFNKLVRICAKVLGPEATIALFGKVGRDPGIKGYNELIEMCIEKARESSDEDIVIEELGKVFHLFKLMGERGFRLEEQSYRPLLLYTIDMCMVEEFHFFYDAIKDQNASLITRLGYYEMMLWLRVNNEEKIQEICNLIAENDGEEISDLRENYLLALCECERKKEILELLEIINIKKLSSVESVEKIFQALGRHQLEPVVENFLLDFKTSDYETNNITNFIASYAVSIPNLSVENVITKFKDLHQTLEVSPSSSSYERLILHSCTLREVRVALDIVDEMCEGGLTLSNEMLQSILQTCEETSEYNLVHRIFSTIRQYNLETNDKTFRCMIDLFLKMKDLEGAYRMLDEMGELNLKPSASMYNTIMAECFREKNTSDGVRVLEHMQNADVMPDSETFSYLISNSETEEDIVMYYKELKESGIKPTKQIFMALINAYAACGQLEKAKQVVLDPLIPQKNLNQIKYVLVSVLAAHGQLSEAIHYYEEIKKAGHNLEPKDVMNLIEKTRSDVELDRLLLLLEELNDTDYWNGACCRIILYCIWNKDISSAVNLCKLLKNKYQSDELVTEVLCDKHHSNELVMKVLFDKVFSLINGSESSHLQASLELLSEIKDKLGLVPPKEYHDSLLSAHAKTSELHNAN; from the exons ATGCGCCATTCATATTTCTCCTACGTTAGAAATCTAACCCGATTCTGTTCACGTTCACGTTCTGCTGCATACTCTTCCTTCTTTTCGGAATTCGATGGAGATTCTACACTCGCAAGCCTCAAGCTTAAACAATCCCCTGCTTCAG ATGATTCTTCTAATGTGGCGTTTAAGAAGATTTCTTCTATTTACTACg GTGATAGTATCTCGGTGAAGAAACCCATGTCTAAGAGAAATGATAATGCAAAAGAGTCCCAAAGTCAGCCAGGTATATCATGGCTCTCaaacatatataacaataatttaTTGTTACAACGGAAAGGACATTCTCGCAAAAAGAAACAGAGACACTTGTTTGAATTTTCCCAAGAGAACCGTTTTAATAAGTTGGTTAGAATTTGTGCAAAGGTACTTGGGCCGGAGGCTACCATTGCATTGTTTGGTAAAGTTGGACGAGATCCAGGGATCAAAGGGTACAACGAACTGATAGAAATGTGCATAGAAAAGGCTAGGGAAAGTAGTGACGAAGACATAGTGATAGAAGAGTTGGGGAAGGTTTTCCATCTTTTTAAATTGATGGGTGAACGAGGATTTCGGCTAGAAGAGCAATCATATCGTCCACTtcttttgtatactattgacatgTGTATGGTTGAAGAGTTTCATTTTTTCTATGATGCTATCAAAGACCAGAATGCCAGTTTAATTACCAGACTCGGTTACTACGAAATGATGTTGTGGTTAAGAGTTAATAATGAAGAAAAGATTCAAGAAATCTGTAATCTCATTGCAGAGAATGATGGTGAAGAAATTTCTGATTTACGAG AAAATTATTTATTGGCTCTTTGTGAGTGTGAGCGGAAGAAGGAGATATTGGAGCTATTGgaaatcataaacataaaaaagcTTTCATCTGTAGAATCTGTAGAAAAGATATTTCAGGCATTAGGAAGGCATCAATTGGAACCTGTTGTGGAGAACTTCCTTTTGGACTTCAAAACAAGTG ATTATGaaacaaataatattacaaacttcATTGCAAGTTATGCTGTTAGCATCCCAAATTTATCG GTTGAGAATGTCATTACAAAATTCAAGGATTTGCACCAAACACTTGAAGTGTCACCTTCATCCTCATCATATGAGAGGCTAATTTTACATAGCTGTACGTTGCGCGAG GTGCGTGTAGCTCTTGATATTGTTGATGAAATGTGTGAAGGGGGCTTGACTTTATCAAATGAGATGTTACAGTCCATATTACAAACTTGTGAGGAAACATCTGAATATAATTTG GTTCATCGGATCTTCTCTACAATACGCCAGTACAATCTGGAGACAAATGATAAGACATTCAGATGTATGATAGACTTGTTCTTGAAGATGAAAGAC CTTGAAGGTGCATATAGAATGCTCGATGAAATGGGGGAACTGAATTTGAAACCATCAGCTAGCATGTACAATACCATAATGGCAGAATGTTTTAGAGAG AAAAACACGAGTGATGGGGTCAGGGTCCTTGAGCACATGCAGAATGCTGATGTAATGCCTGATTCAGAGACTTTTAGCTACCTGATTAGCAACTCTGAAACTGAAGAGGATATAGTTATG TATTATAAAGAACTGAAGGAATCTGGAATCAAACCTACAAAGCAAATTTTCATGGCCCTTATAAATGCTTATGCTGCTTGTGGACAGTTGGAGAAAGCAAAACAG GTAGTGTTAGATCCATTGATACCACAGAAGAACTTGAACCAAATCAAGTATGTGCTTGTTTCAGTTCTTGCAGCACATGGGCAACTGTCTGAAGCTATTCATTATTACGAGGAAATCAAGAAAGCTGGACATAATTTGGAGCCAAAAGATGTTATGAATCTCATT GAGAAGACTCGGTCCGATGTAGAGCTGGACAGGTTGCTTCTTCTACTTGAGGAATTAAATGATACAGATTATTGGAATGGAGCTTGCTGCAGAATCATCTTGTATTGTATTTGGAACAAGGATATAAG TTCTGCTGTCAACTTGTGTAAGCTCCTCAAGAATAAGTACCAAAGCGACGAACTGGTTACAGAAGTTCTCTGCGATAAGCACCACAGCAATGAATTGGTTATGAAAGTTCTCTTTGATAAG GTGTTCTCTCTCATCAATGGGTCAGAGTCGAGCCATTTGCAAGCGAGCCTTGAACTGCTTTCTGAAATCAAGGATAAGCTAGGCCTTGTGCCTCCAAAGGAATATCATGATTCTCTGCTAAGTGCTCATGCCAAAACCTCTGAATTACATAATGCTAACTGA
- the LOC112802604 gene encoding pentatricopeptide repeat-containing protein At4g04790, mitochondrial isoform X3: MINNPASLDSTLASLKLKQSPASDDSSNVAFKKISSIYYGDSISVKKPMSKRNDNAKESQSQPGISWLSNIYNNNLLLQRKGHSRKKKQRHLFEFSQENRFNKLVRICAKVLGPEATIALFGKVGRDPGIKGYNELIEMCIEKARESSDEDIVIEELGKVFHLFKLMGERGFRLEEQSYRPLLLYTIDMCMVEEFHFFYDAIKDQNASLITRLGYYEMMLWLRVNNEEKIQEICNLIAENDGEEISDLRENYLLALCECERKKEILELLEIINIKKLSSVESVEKIFQALGRHQLEPVVENFLLDFKTSDYETNNITNFIASYAVSIPNLSVENVITKFKDLHQTLEVSPSSSSYERLILHSCTLREVRVALDIVDEMCEGGLTLSNEMLQSILQTCEETSEYNLVHRIFSTIRQYNLETNDKTFRCMIDLFLKMKDLEGAYRMLDEMGELNLKPSASMYNTIMAECFREKNTSDGVRVLEHMQNADVMPDSETFSYLISNSETEEDIVMYYKELKESGIKPTKQIFMALINAYAACGQLEKAKQVVLDPLIPQKNLNQIKYVLVSVLAAHGQLSEAIHYYEEIKKAGHNLEPKDVMNLIEKTRSDVELDRLLLLLEELNDTDYWNGACCRIILYCIWNKDISSAVNLCKLLKNKYQSDELVTEVLCDKHHSNELVMKVLFDKVFSLINGSESSHLQASLELLSEIKDKLGLVPPKEYHDSLLSAHAKTSELHNAN; encoded by the exons ATGATAAACAATCCTGCATCACTTG ATTCTACACTCGCAAGCCTCAAGCTTAAACAATCCCCTGCTTCAG ATGATTCTTCTAATGTGGCGTTTAAGAAGATTTCTTCTATTTACTACg GTGATAGTATCTCGGTGAAGAAACCCATGTCTAAGAGAAATGATAATGCAAAAGAGTCCCAAAGTCAGCCAGGTATATCATGGCTCTCaaacatatataacaataatttaTTGTTACAACGGAAAGGACATTCTCGCAAAAAGAAACAGAGACACTTGTTTGAATTTTCCCAAGAGAACCGTTTTAATAAGTTGGTTAGAATTTGTGCAAAGGTACTTGGGCCGGAGGCTACCATTGCATTGTTTGGTAAAGTTGGACGAGATCCAGGGATCAAAGGGTACAACGAACTGATAGAAATGTGCATAGAAAAGGCTAGGGAAAGTAGTGACGAAGACATAGTGATAGAAGAGTTGGGGAAGGTTTTCCATCTTTTTAAATTGATGGGTGAACGAGGATTTCGGCTAGAAGAGCAATCATATCGTCCACTtcttttgtatactattgacatgTGTATGGTTGAAGAGTTTCATTTTTTCTATGATGCTATCAAAGACCAGAATGCCAGTTTAATTACCAGACTCGGTTACTACGAAATGATGTTGTGGTTAAGAGTTAATAATGAAGAAAAGATTCAAGAAATCTGTAATCTCATTGCAGAGAATGATGGTGAAGAAATTTCTGATTTACGAG AAAATTATTTATTGGCTCTTTGTGAGTGTGAGCGGAAGAAGGAGATATTGGAGCTATTGgaaatcataaacataaaaaagcTTTCATCTGTAGAATCTGTAGAAAAGATATTTCAGGCATTAGGAAGGCATCAATTGGAACCTGTTGTGGAGAACTTCCTTTTGGACTTCAAAACAAGTG ATTATGaaacaaataatattacaaacttcATTGCAAGTTATGCTGTTAGCATCCCAAATTTATCG GTTGAGAATGTCATTACAAAATTCAAGGATTTGCACCAAACACTTGAAGTGTCACCTTCATCCTCATCATATGAGAGGCTAATTTTACATAGCTGTACGTTGCGCGAG GTGCGTGTAGCTCTTGATATTGTTGATGAAATGTGTGAAGGGGGCTTGACTTTATCAAATGAGATGTTACAGTCCATATTACAAACTTGTGAGGAAACATCTGAATATAATTTG GTTCATCGGATCTTCTCTACAATACGCCAGTACAATCTGGAGACAAATGATAAGACATTCAGATGTATGATAGACTTGTTCTTGAAGATGAAAGAC CTTGAAGGTGCATATAGAATGCTCGATGAAATGGGGGAACTGAATTTGAAACCATCAGCTAGCATGTACAATACCATAATGGCAGAATGTTTTAGAGAG AAAAACACGAGTGATGGGGTCAGGGTCCTTGAGCACATGCAGAATGCTGATGTAATGCCTGATTCAGAGACTTTTAGCTACCTGATTAGCAACTCTGAAACTGAAGAGGATATAGTTATG TATTATAAAGAACTGAAGGAATCTGGAATCAAACCTACAAAGCAAATTTTCATGGCCCTTATAAATGCTTATGCTGCTTGTGGACAGTTGGAGAAAGCAAAACAG GTAGTGTTAGATCCATTGATACCACAGAAGAACTTGAACCAAATCAAGTATGTGCTTGTTTCAGTTCTTGCAGCACATGGGCAACTGTCTGAAGCTATTCATTATTACGAGGAAATCAAGAAAGCTGGACATAATTTGGAGCCAAAAGATGTTATGAATCTCATT GAGAAGACTCGGTCCGATGTAGAGCTGGACAGGTTGCTTCTTCTACTTGAGGAATTAAATGATACAGATTATTGGAATGGAGCTTGCTGCAGAATCATCTTGTATTGTATTTGGAACAAGGATATAAG TTCTGCTGTCAACTTGTGTAAGCTCCTCAAGAATAAGTACCAAAGCGACGAACTGGTTACAGAAGTTCTCTGCGATAAGCACCACAGCAATGAATTGGTTATGAAAGTTCTCTTTGATAAG GTGTTCTCTCTCATCAATGGGTCAGAGTCGAGCCATTTGCAAGCGAGCCTTGAACTGCTTTCTGAAATCAAGGATAAGCTAGGCCTTGTGCCTCCAAAGGAATATCATGATTCTCTGCTAAGTGCTCATGCCAAAACCTCTGAATTACATAATGCTAACTGA